The Rhododendron vialii isolate Sample 1 chromosome 5a, ASM3025357v1 genome contains a region encoding:
- the LOC131326831 gene encoding uncharacterized protein LOC131326831 isoform X1, giving the protein MTRSVKIQLKAMEERETEKGKGGERWNAAIANLSEMATNLESLQKLLVKKAVYVDDETFAKASLSSEQARTIKALEQRVETLERELDAAISAAARARSEKRQAEAGQKAAELRALEITKELENTTKVFELHLEELRAKQEEISKRDKEIKLLEAIIQTLGGKESRSTSG; this is encoded by the exons ATGACACGGTCAGTGAAAATACAGTTGAAGGcaatggaggagagagagacggagaaagggaaaggaggagagagatggaACGCAGCAATAGCGAATCTCTCGGAGATGGCGACCAATCTCGAGTCGCTCCAAAAGCTACTAGTGAAGAAAGCCGTGTACGTCGACGACGagacctttgccaaggcctcTCTCAGCTCCGAACAAGCCCGAACTATCAAG GCTCTTGAACAGAGAGTAGAGACACTAGAACGAGAACTAGATGCTGCTATATCGGCTGCTGCTCGTGCTCGTTCAGAAAAAAGACAGGCTGAGGCAGGACAAAAAGCGGCTGAACTTCGTGCGCTAGAGATTACAAAGGAGCTTGAAAACACCACAA AAGTATTTGAACTGCACTTGGAAGAGTTGCGAGCAAAGCAAGAAGAGATTTCTAAGCGAGATAAAGAAATCAAACTACTTGAAGCAATCATTCAGACACTCGGGGGAAAAGAGTCGCGCTCTACAAGTGGGTGA
- the LOC131326831 gene encoding uncharacterized protein LOC131326831 isoform X2: MTRSVKIQLKAMEERETEKGKGGERWNAAIANLSEMATNLESLQKLLVKKAVYVDDETFAKASLSSEQARTIKALEQRVETLERELDAAISAAARARSEKRQAEAGQKAAELRALEITKELENTTNTAAFVSSCFAILKL, from the exons ATGACACGGTCAGTGAAAATACAGTTGAAGGcaatggaggagagagagacggagaaagggaaaggaggagagagatggaACGCAGCAATAGCGAATCTCTCGGAGATGGCGACCAATCTCGAGTCGCTCCAAAAGCTACTAGTGAAGAAAGCCGTGTACGTCGACGACGagacctttgccaaggcctcTCTCAGCTCCGAACAAGCCCGAACTATCAAG GCTCTTGAACAGAGAGTAGAGACACTAGAACGAGAACTAGATGCTGCTATATCGGCTGCTGCTCGTGCTCGTTCAGAAAAAAGACAGGCTGAGGCAGGACAAAAAGCGGCTGAACTTCGTGCGCTAGAGATTACAAAGGAGCTTGAAAACACCACAA ATACGGCTGCTTTTGTTTCGTCATGTTTCGCCATTTTAAAGCTTTAA